The Leucobacter sp. UCMA 4100 genome window below encodes:
- the pstA gene encoding phosphate ABC transporter permease PstA has translation MSFRRKFSNSLATVLVSFAFLLALVPLISVMITTISGGAARFDLEFFTQSMRGVIGEGGGALHALVGTLLITLTATVISVPLGLFTSIYLVEYGRGRAAKVITFLVDVMTGIPSIVAGLFAYALFALILGPGTKLGIAGAIALTVLMIPVVVRSSEEMLRLVSQDLREAGSALGAPQWVVITKIVLPTALPGIVTGVLLSIARVIGETAPLLVAAGYTANMNYNIFSERMQSLPVYVYSQYTNQGNPAHAFLDRAWAAALVLILIVLLLNIVGRVIAKKFGVKTGR, from the coding sequence ATCTCGTTCAGGCGCAAGTTCTCGAACAGTCTCGCGACCGTACTCGTCTCGTTCGCCTTCTTGCTCGCCCTCGTGCCCCTCATCTCGGTCATGATCACGACCATCTCTGGCGGCGCGGCACGCTTCGACCTCGAGTTCTTCACGCAGTCAATGCGCGGCGTCATCGGCGAGGGCGGCGGTGCACTCCACGCCCTCGTGGGCACGCTGCTCATCACCCTCACCGCGACGGTTATCTCGGTGCCGCTCGGCCTCTTCACCTCGATTTATCTCGTCGAGTACGGCCGTGGCCGGGCCGCCAAGGTCATCACTTTCCTCGTCGACGTCATGACGGGTATTCCCTCGATCGTCGCGGGCCTCTTCGCTTACGCGCTCTTCGCCCTCATTCTGGGCCCCGGCACGAAGCTCGGCATCGCGGGCGCGATCGCCCTCACCGTGCTCATGATTCCGGTCGTCGTGCGCTCGAGCGAAGAAATGCTGCGCCTCGTCTCACAGGATCTGCGCGAGGCTGGTTCGGCGCTCGGCGCCCCGCAGTGGGTCGTCATCACCAAGATCGTGCTGCCCACCGCGCTGCCAGGCATCGTCACCGGTGTGCTGCTCTCAATCGCGAGGGTGATCGGCGAGACCGCTCCGCTGCTCGTCGCTGCCGGATACACGGCAAACATGAACTACAACATCTTCTCTGAACGCATGCAGTCGCTGCCCGTATACGTCTACTCGCAGTACACGAACCAGGGCAACCCGGCGCACGCGTTTCTCGACAGGGCCTGGGCCGCAGCCCTCGTGCTCATTCTCATCGTGCTGTTGCTCAACATCGTGGGCCGCGTCATCGCCAAGAAGTTCGGCGTCAAGACCGGCCGCTAG
- the pstB gene encoding phosphate ABC transporter ATP-binding protein PstB — translation MSNRIDITDLDIYYGKFHAVEKVTVNIEPKSVTAFIGPSGCGKSTLLRSINRMHEMTPGATVTGSLELDGQNLYASGIDPVEVRKQIGMVFQRANPFPTMTIRENVLAGVRLSNKRLSRSDADDLVERSLRGANLWNEVKDRLDLSGSGLSGGQQQRLCIARAIAVEPQVLLMDEPCSALDPISTLAIEDLISQLRENYTIVIVTHNMQQAARVSDRTAFFNLAGVGQPGRLIEVDETSTIFSSPKVQATEDYISGRFG, via the coding sequence ATGTCAAACCGCATCGACATCACCGACCTCGACATCTACTACGGCAAGTTTCACGCCGTCGAAAAGGTCACGGTCAACATCGAACCCAAGTCGGTCACCGCGTTCATCGGCCCCTCGGGCTGCGGCAAGTCAACCCTCTTGCGTTCAATCAACCGCATGCACGAAATGACCCCCGGTGCCACCGTGACCGGCTCGCTCGAGCTCGACGGCCAGAACCTCTACGCCTCGGGCATCGACCCGGTCGAGGTTCGTAAGCAGATCGGCATGGTGTTTCAGCGCGCAAACCCCTTCCCGACCATGACCATTCGCGAAAACGTGCTCGCCGGCGTACGCCTCTCGAACAAGCGTCTCTCGCGCAGCGACGCCGACGATCTCGTCGAGCGTTCACTGCGCGGAGCCAACCTGTGGAACGAGGTCAAAGACCGCCTCGATTTGAGCGGATCGGGCCTCTCTGGCGGCCAGCAACAGCGTCTCTGCATCGCGCGCGCCATCGCCGTCGAGCCGCAGGTGCTACTCATGGACGAGCCTTGCTCGGCCCTCGACCCCATCTCGACCCTCGCGATCGAAGACCTCATCTCGCAGCTGCGCGAAAACTACACGATCGTCATCGTGACCCACAACATGCAGCAGGCGGCTCGCGTCTCTGACCGTACCGCCTTCTTCAACCTCGCTGGCGTCGGCCAGCCTGGCCGCCTCATCGAGGTCGACGAAACCTCGACGATCTTCAGCTCACCCAAGGTGCAGGCGACCGAAGACTACATCTCGGGCCGCTTCGGGTAA
- a CDS encoding flavin monoamine oxidase family protein, with translation MQTTKSTEVIVIGAGYAGLASALTLHDAGTCVLVLEANDRVGGRIFSEAQPDGTIVDHGGQWIGPTQHRLHAYADRFDVGRFKTYTGGANLELWHDGTVRGFGLVGPEDGPGIEAYAEATARIDELARTVNLEQPALTPNAEALDSETAHSYFERTVADPDARLRLALAVQGVWTVELRDLSMLHLLFYVAAAGDFEQLMEAENCAQDSRFFGGAQEPANRIAAHLGDAVRLGTRVLEVHQEDDRVRVVTDQGEYTAQHVISTLPPQAASRVRFTPELPLAKRRFVAKSVMGDVAKIHVGYQTPFWRTKGFSGEAVTYGAPMVGVIFDNSPDDAASGVLVCFVYADRLREWQALDAEARREEVIATLVRMFGEEARAALWYTEKNWSNDEFAGGGYAATPAPGTWIEHAAAGWREPVGRLHWAGTETASVWNGYIDGAIRSGERAAAEILG, from the coding sequence ATGCAGACAACGAAGTCGACAGAAGTGATCGTTATTGGTGCGGGCTACGCCGGGCTCGCGAGTGCACTGACCCTGCACGACGCGGGAACGTGCGTGCTCGTGCTCGAAGCGAACGATCGCGTGGGCGGGCGCATCTTCTCAGAGGCCCAGCCCGACGGCACTATCGTTGACCACGGAGGGCAGTGGATCGGGCCCACCCAACACCGCCTGCACGCCTACGCCGACCGCTTCGATGTGGGGCGTTTCAAGACCTACACGGGTGGCGCGAATCTTGAGCTCTGGCACGATGGAACGGTTCGTGGCTTCGGGCTCGTGGGCCCAGAAGATGGCCCGGGCATTGAGGCCTACGCCGAGGCCACCGCTCGAATCGACGAGCTTGCCCGAACCGTGAACCTCGAACAGCCGGCCCTCACCCCGAACGCCGAGGCGCTCGACAGTGAGACGGCGCACTCGTACTTCGAGCGCACCGTCGCCGACCCCGATGCACGCCTGCGTCTCGCACTCGCCGTGCAGGGGGTGTGGACGGTCGAGCTGAGAGACCTCTCGATGCTGCACCTGCTCTTCTACGTTGCGGCGGCGGGAGATTTCGAGCAGCTTATGGAGGCCGAGAACTGCGCCCAGGACAGCCGCTTCTTTGGCGGCGCACAGGAGCCCGCCAACCGTATCGCCGCTCACCTCGGTGACGCCGTGCGGCTCGGCACCCGCGTGCTCGAGGTGCACCAAGAAGACGACCGGGTTCGTGTGGTTACCGACCAGGGTGAGTACACGGCGCAGCACGTCATCTCGACGTTGCCGCCCCAGGCTGCCTCGCGCGTGCGGTTTACGCCAGAGCTTCCGCTTGCGAAGCGTCGCTTCGTCGCGAAGAGCGTGATGGGAGACGTGGCGAAGATCCACGTTGGTTACCAGACCCCGTTCTGGCGCACGAAGGGATTTTCGGGCGAGGCCGTCACCTACGGCGCACCCATGGTCGGAGTGATCTTCGATAACTCCCCAGATGACGCGGCGAGCGGGGTGCTCGTCTGCTTCGTTTACGCCGACCGGTTGCGCGAGTGGCAGGCACTCGACGCAGAAGCTCGGCGTGAAGAGGTCATCGCGACCCTCGTGCGCATGTTTGGCGAAGAGGCCAGGGCGGCGCTCTGGTACACCGAGAAAAACTGGTCGAACGACGAGTTCGCTGGCGGCGGCTATGCCGCGACGCCAGCACCAGGAACGTGGATCGAGCACGCCGCAGCCGGCTGGCGCGAGCCCGTTGGCCGGCTGCACTGGGCTGGTACCGAGACCGCATCGGTCTGGAACGGGTATATCGATGGCGCGATCCGCTCGGGGGAGCGGGCTGCCGCCGAAATTCTCGGGTGA
- a CDS encoding purine-cytosine permease family protein, producing MVEKIHTTSVKVASVPEDATLNELPLLPKERIWGFWKFSWVNIGLAIATWAFLQGATVAYYVGAKQAIASVIIGYGVSTLLVSLAPVIPSAKYGVEQFVMLRTIFGTHGARLVMVTMSTIFAAAWAAILAIMLGHGLVNALNATFGLELSKTSAAVSVLALIAVVASWAILSRGPISVERVSMIVAPLLIIVLTAITIFIFTNITWDELTAIPPLDPEENPHTSFMVAIELGIAGGFAWWPNMGNLARLTDSPRSAYWPNWLGIFFASVFAAIVGTFAALTLKITEPTDWLIPLLGAGAGVVALCVIIFANITAILSQGYGSMVALRSGGGRIFRGLPWAVMGLVILGPAAVLVFFPEVVYENYGRFLSWGAIFVAPLTGIGIVDYFVLRRGKVKVRELYTPVATSAYGYVRGWNPVAFVALALGALTYALLLHPITYVPSPLFPYTTASMPSCLVGALVYYILTKLVSQPLGWGGYGLEVPTSTGLTRVP from the coding sequence ATGGTTGAAAAGATTCACACAACGAGCGTCAAAGTCGCGTCGGTTCCCGAAGACGCAACCCTCAACGAGCTCCCCCTCCTACCCAAAGAGCGCATCTGGGGATTCTGGAAGTTTAGCTGGGTCAACATCGGCCTCGCCATCGCTACCTGGGCGTTTTTGCAGGGCGCGACCGTCGCCTACTATGTCGGCGCGAAGCAGGCCATCGCGAGCGTCATCATCGGATACGGCGTGAGCACACTCCTCGTCTCGCTCGCGCCGGTCATTCCCTCGGCAAAGTACGGTGTCGAGCAGTTTGTCATGCTGCGCACGATCTTCGGAACCCACGGGGCCAGACTCGTCATGGTCACCATGTCGACCATCTTCGCGGCCGCCTGGGCCGCCATTCTCGCCATCATGCTCGGCCACGGCCTCGTGAACGCGCTGAACGCCACCTTCGGGCTCGAACTGAGTAAGACGAGTGCGGCCGTCAGCGTTCTCGCGCTTATCGCGGTCGTTGCCTCGTGGGCGATCCTCTCGCGCGGCCCCATCTCGGTCGAACGGGTGAGCATGATCGTTGCTCCGCTGCTCATTATTGTGCTCACCGCCATCACCATCTTTATCTTCACCAACATCACCTGGGACGAGCTCACCGCGATTCCCCCGCTCGACCCCGAAGAGAACCCGCACACAAGTTTCATGGTCGCGATCGAACTCGGCATCGCGGGCGGCTTCGCCTGGTGGCCCAACATGGGTAACCTCGCGCGCCTCACCGACAGCCCCCGCTCGGCCTACTGGCCCAACTGGCTCGGCATCTTCTTCGCCTCAGTGTTCGCGGCAATCGTCGGCACCTTCGCCGCCCTCACGCTCAAGATCACTGAGCCCACCGACTGGCTGATTCCGCTGCTCGGCGCCGGCGCGGGCGTCGTTGCCCTCTGCGTGATCATTTTCGCGAACATCACCGCCATCCTTTCGCAGGGCTACGGATCAATGGTGGCCCTGCGCTCTGGCGGCGGCCGCATTTTCAGGGGCCTTCCCTGGGCCGTCATGGGTCTCGTCATTCTCGGGCCCGCGGCCGTGCTCGTCTTCTTTCCCGAGGTCGTCTACGAAAACTACGGCCGCTTCCTCTCGTGGGGTGCCATCTTCGTGGCACCCCTCACCGGCATCGGAATCGTCGACTACTTCGTGCTGCGCCGCGGCAAGGTAAAGGTGCGCGAGCTCTACACCCCCGTCGCGACCTCGGCCTACGGCTACGTGCGCGGCTGGAACCCCGTCGCCTTCGTCGCCCTCGCCCTCGGCGCCCTTACCTACGCGCTGCTCCTGCACCCGATCACCTACGTGCCGTCGCCGCTGTTCCCGTACACGACCGCCTCGATGCCATCGTGCCTCGTCGGCGCCCTCGTCTACTACATCCTCACGAAGCTCGTCTCGCAGCCCCTCGGTTGGGGCGGCTACGGCCTCGAGGTGCCCACCTCGACGGGGCTCACCCGGGTGCCGTAG
- a CDS encoding C-terminal binding protein: protein MGAPGAAPGSGAASPSDAAPLAVYTDIVDTDPGPGITLLEAAGFRVEVARSDDPEVIAGVAAEAEALLIGYSPITAALLDRLPRLRIVATQSVGVDMIDLEACKARGITVANLPASATEEVASHALALSLALVRGLHTFDRSSRSSEWNAGIADLSRPSTLTVGVLGLGRIGRAFASFAGSVYGEVLGYDPIDFEVPGVRRVSLDEVLAQSDIVSLHLPLTAETHHLLEASRLAQMRPGARIVNVSRGALIDSAALVAALDRGTISGAGLDVFETEPPEAGDPLWQHERVLATPHAAYLSPQSLLDYVVHQAENVVQFAQTGRPVTPFV from the coding sequence ATGGGGGCGCCAGGTGCGGCTCCCGGAAGCGGGGCAGCGTCTCCTTCAGACGCCGCCCCGCTCGCGGTTTACACTGACATCGTTGACACCGACCCGGGGCCTGGCATCACGCTGCTCGAAGCCGCGGGGTTTCGTGTCGAGGTCGCTCGCAGCGATGACCCCGAGGTGATCGCGGGCGTCGCTGCCGAGGCCGAGGCGCTGCTCATCGGCTACTCGCCGATCACCGCAGCCCTGCTTGATCGGCTGCCCCGTTTGCGCATCGTCGCGACACAGTCGGTCGGCGTCGACATGATCGACCTTGAGGCGTGCAAGGCTCGCGGCATTACGGTTGCCAACCTCCCGGCGTCGGCGACCGAGGAGGTCGCGAGCCACGCGCTTGCCCTCTCACTCGCGCTGGTGCGAGGCCTGCATACCTTCGACCGATCAAGCCGCTCGAGCGAGTGGAACGCTGGCATCGCCGACCTGTCACGCCCCTCGACGCTCACCGTCGGCGTGCTCGGTCTCGGGCGCATTGGCCGGGCCTTCGCCTCCTTCGCTGGCTCGGTGTATGGCGAGGTGCTCGGCTACGACCCGATCGACTTCGAGGTGCCCGGGGTGCGTCGCGTGAGCCTCGACGAGGTGCTCGCGCAGAGTGACATCGTGAGCCTGCACCTCCCGCTTACCGCTGAAACGCACCACCTGCTCGAGGCCTCGCGCCTCGCGCAGATGCGGCCCGGCGCACGCATCGTCAACGTGTCACGCGGAGCGCTCATCGACTCCGCGGCCCTCGTCGCTGCGCTCGACCGTGGAACCATCTCGGGCGCTGGCCTCGACGTCTTCGAAACAGAGCCGCCCGAAGCCGGTGACCCGCTCTGGCAGCACGAGCGCGTGCTCGCGACGCCCCATGCGGCCTACCTCTCGCCCCAGAGCCTGCTCGACTACGTCGTGCACCAGGCCGAGAACGTCGTGCAGTTCGCGCAAACGGGTCGTCCCGTCACGCCGTTTGTGTAG
- a CDS encoding ABC transporter ATP-binding protein, translating into MTATYTQQIATAAEQTGAAIRIKNVTKRYGEHTVLDEVSLDINAGEFITLLGASGSGKSTLLNIIAGFTKADGGKIEVDGVDITRTPPHNRGLGMVFQQYALFPHMTVFENVAFGLRRQRVAKEEIIERVNSVLDLIQMRHLADRRPDQLSGGQQQRVALARGIVFQPRVLLMDEPLGALDKMLREELQLEIRNIHYELGITFIFVTHDQHEALTMSDRIALLRGGSIVQLDDPKTLYQAPTSRYAAEFIGESNLLTGTVQGDVFAHAEGGEHFRVPEGGGETILIRPEHMRVETADRYTPIAGRDSVEAVVQDTVFIGTDMIVYGQTAGRKRLIARAPVSSETQGVVFGAKVVFSWDAAHARLIKED; encoded by the coding sequence ATGACCGCCACTTACACGCAGCAGATTGCAACGGCAGCCGAACAGACGGGTGCCGCGATCCGCATCAAAAATGTGACCAAGCGCTACGGCGAGCACACGGTTCTCGACGAGGTGAGCCTCGATATCAACGCGGGTGAGTTCATTACCCTGCTTGGAGCCAGCGGATCGGGCAAGTCAACCCTGCTCAACATCATCGCCGGCTTCACGAAGGCCGACGGAGGCAAGATCGAGGTTGATGGCGTCGACATCACCCGAACGCCGCCCCACAATCGCGGGCTCGGCATGGTGTTTCAGCAGTACGCGCTGTTTCCTCACATGACGGTGTTCGAGAATGTCGCCTTTGGGCTTCGACGCCAGCGGGTCGCGAAGGAGGAAATCATTGAGCGCGTGAACTCGGTGCTCGACCTCATCCAGATGCGCCACCTCGCCGACCGCCGGCCCGACCAGCTCTCGGGTGGCCAGCAGCAGCGCGTCGCGCTCGCACGCGGCATCGTGTTTCAGCCCCGAGTGCTGCTCATGGACGAGCCGCTCGGCGCACTCGACAAGATGCTGCGCGAAGAGCTCCAGCTCGAGATTCGCAACATTCACTACGAACTCGGCATCACGTTCATTTTCGTGACGCACGACCAGCACGAGGCACTCACAATGTCTGACCGTATCGCGCTTCTTCGTGGCGGCAGCATCGTTCAGCTCGACGACCCGAAGACGCTCTATCAGGCGCCGACGTCGCGCTACGCGGCAGAGTTCATCGGCGAGTCGAACCTGCTCACGGGCACCGTGCAGGGCGACGTCTTTGCCCATGCTGAGGGAGGCGAACACTTTCGGGTACCCGAGGGCGGGGGCGAGACCATTCTCATTCGGCCCGAGCACATGCGGGTCGAAACCGCTGATCGCTACACGCCGATCGCCGGTCGCGACAGCGTCGAGGCCGTGGTGCAAGACACCGTCTTTATTGGCACCGACATGATTGTGTACGGCCAGACGGCGGGCCGCAAGCGCCTCATCGCGCGCGCTCCCGTGTCGAGCGAAACACAGGGAGTTGTGTTTGGCGCTAAGGTCGTATTCTCGTGGGATGCGGCGCACGCGCGTCTCATCAAGGAGGACTGA
- a CDS encoding ABC transporter permease produces MTKILTRTGLVVLAALIGLYLLSPILVIVPMSFSESSFLAFPPSGFTLQWYEALINDYSWIESALNSLTIALLSALCSVVLGTLAALAIVRGKIPFRGPVMAILLSPLIVPFVIVGLAVYITFLGLGLTETMIGFVLVHTSLGVPYVMINVIASLSSVDRRLEMAAMNLGAGPIETFFRITMPLILPGMLAGALFAFITSWDEVVVAIFLSGADLTTLPVKMWSGIRVQIDPTIAAISTISLFIILAAFAASGIGKAFGTLRRNMQAKRIQKGTLS; encoded by the coding sequence ATGACCAAGATTCTCACTCGCACCGGGCTCGTCGTGCTCGCGGCGCTCATCGGGCTCTACCTGCTCTCGCCGATTCTCGTCATCGTGCCGATGTCGTTTTCAGAGAGCTCGTTTCTCGCGTTCCCACCGAGCGGCTTCACGCTGCAGTGGTACGAAGCGCTCATCAATGATTATTCGTGGATCGAATCTGCCCTCAACAGCCTCACCATCGCGCTGCTCTCGGCGCTTTGCTCGGTGGTACTCGGAACGCTCGCGGCCCTCGCGATCGTGCGCGGCAAGATTCCCTTTCGTGGGCCCGTCATGGCGATTCTGCTCTCGCCGCTCATCGTGCCCTTCGTCATCGTCGGGCTTGCCGTCTACATCACCTTTTTGGGTCTCGGCCTCACTGAAACGATGATCGGTTTCGTGCTCGTACACACCTCGCTCGGGGTGCCATACGTCATGATCAACGTCATTGCTTCACTCTCGTCGGTTGACCGCCGGCTCGAGATGGCGGCCATGAACCTCGGCGCTGGGCCGATCGAAACGTTCTTTCGCATCACGATGCCGCTCATTTTGCCCGGCATGCTCGCGGGCGCACTCTTCGCGTTCATCACGAGCTGGGACGAGGTCGTCGTCGCGATCTTCCTGTCTGGTGCTGACCTCACGACCCTCCCGGTCAAGATGTGGTCGGGCATTCGCGTGCAGATCGATCCGACCATCGCGGCCATCTCGACCATCTCACTGTTTATTATTCTCGCGGCATTCGCTGCCTCGGGCATTGGAAAGGCCTTCGGTACGCTGCGTCGCAACATGCAGGCGAAGCGCATTCAGAAAGGAACGCTCTCATGA
- a CDS encoding ABC transporter permease, with the protein MKQPTLQHEPGVAAMPEAQPRRSMRSLFRIDGWGALALPLVLFLVLVFLIPLIAMLWRSFVDPEPGFGNYVAIFQESLYTRVLLNTFLIAFLVTAVTLVLAYPYAYLMTLAKPFWRKVMLVLVLIPFWTSVLVRSFALVILLRDTGVLNTLAIDAGIIDDPVTMLRTAGGVVFGMVQVSLPFAVLPMYAAMSGIDRKLGLAAQNLGARPSGAFWRIFVPLSLPGVAAGLLLTFIQALGYYITPALLGGPENMMIGELIVQQVSAVLRYGFAAALATLLLATTLVLLGIASKFLNLEKALLRQS; encoded by the coding sequence GTGAAACAGCCAACACTGCAGCACGAGCCGGGCGTGGCTGCCATGCCAGAGGCTCAGCCCCGCCGGTCGATGCGATCACTCTTTCGCATCGACGGGTGGGGCGCCCTCGCGCTCCCGCTCGTGCTTTTTCTCGTTCTCGTTTTTCTCATTCCCCTGATCGCGATGCTGTGGCGTAGCTTCGTCGACCCCGAACCCGGGTTCGGCAACTACGTCGCGATCTTCCAAGAATCGCTCTACACGAGGGTTCTGCTCAACACCTTTCTCATCGCCTTTCTCGTGACGGCGGTGACGCTCGTGCTCGCGTACCCCTACGCGTACCTCATGACGCTCGCAAAGCCTTTCTGGCGCAAGGTGATGCTCGTGCTCGTGCTCATTCCGTTCTGGACGAGTGTGCTCGTGCGCAGCTTCGCGCTCGTGATTCTCCTGCGCGACACCGGGGTGCTTAACACGCTCGCGATCGACGCTGGAATCATCGACGACCCCGTCACGATGCTGCGCACCGCAGGCGGCGTTGTCTTCGGCATGGTCCAGGTCTCACTCCCGTTCGCCGTACTGCCCATGTACGCGGCCATGTCGGGCATCGATCGAAAGCTCGGCCTCGCGGCGCAGAACCTTGGCGCGCGCCCCTCGGGTGCCTTCTGGCGCATCTTCGTGCCGCTCAGCCTGCCTGGCGTTGCCGCTGGCCTGCTGCTCACGTTTATTCAGGCTCTTGGCTACTACATCACCCCGGCATTGCTCGGCGGCCCCGAGAACATGATGATCGGTGAGCTGATCGTGCAACAGGTCTCGGCCGTCTTGCGCTACGGCTTTGCGGCTGCCCTCGCGACCCTGCTGCTCGCGACAACGCTCGTGCTGCTCGGCATCGCATCGAAGTTCCTGAACCTTGAGAAAGCATTGTTGAGGCAGTCATGA
- a CDS encoding ABC transporter substrate-binding protein gives MSVRRFLSGTALIAAGALALTGCSGGGGGKSEDALTVTMWGGGAQRAHVSTVFEPWAKEAGMTIRQDQPTDYAKLDAMVDAGKPSWGVVEVEPNYSATACAEGKLEKLSDEVVAAAKEANVSDVQVNECGIPILQYTFSIAYNTETFTDAHPTTWEEFFDVEKFPGKRGFWRYVTGGAFEAALLADGVAPEDLYPLDLDRAFAKLDTIKDNIVWYDTGDEQVQLVSSGEAPLVQAWNGRITQAAGEGLPVANEYNENLISYDHVVIPAGYANADKAQEWMLWFLTHPEAQSKQAIESGYGTASPDALEYLDDEVSNDLAGSEAVNGVSAAVIDYNYWAENYGPATEQFNVWVAK, from the coding sequence ATGTCAGTACGTAGATTTCTCTCGGGCACGGCGCTCATCGCAGCCGGCGCTCTCGCGCTCACCGGCTGCAGCGGTGGCGGGGGAGGTAAGTCGGAAGATGCCCTCACCGTCACCATGTGGGGCGGCGGTGCTCAGCGGGCACACGTCTCGACCGTGTTCGAGCCCTGGGCCAAAGAAGCGGGCATGACGATCCGCCAGGATCAGCCGACCGACTACGCAAAACTCGATGCGATGGTTGATGCGGGAAAACCGAGCTGGGGCGTCGTCGAGGTTGAGCCGAACTACTCGGCAACCGCCTGCGCCGAGGGCAAACTCGAGAAGCTGAGCGACGAGGTTGTCGCAGCCGCGAAGGAAGCCAACGTCTCTGATGTGCAGGTCAACGAGTGTGGCATCCCGATTCTCCAGTACACCTTCAGCATTGCCTACAACACCGAGACCTTTACCGACGCGCACCCCACGACATGGGAAGAATTCTTTGACGTTGAGAAGTTTCCGGGTAAGCGCGGCTTCTGGCGCTATGTGACCGGCGGCGCTTTCGAAGCTGCTTTGCTCGCCGACGGCGTCGCACCCGAAGATCTGTACCCGCTCGATCTCGACCGTGCCTTTGCGAAGCTTGACACGATCAAAGACAACATTGTTTGGTACGACACCGGTGACGAGCAGGTACAGCTTGTCTCGAGTGGCGAGGCACCCCTGGTGCAGGCATGGAACGGCCGCATCACCCAGGCCGCGGGTGAAGGACTCCCGGTTGCCAACGAGTACAACGAAAACCTCATCTCGTATGACCACGTTGTGATTCCGGCCGGCTACGCCAACGCTGACAAGGCTCAGGAGTGGATGCTGTGGTTCCTCACGCACCCCGAAGCGCAGTCGAAGCAGGCCATCGAGTCAGGGTACGGAACCGCCTCACCCGATGCGCTCGAGTACCTCGACGACGAGGTGAGCAACGACCTCGCTGGTAGCGAAGCGGTCAACGGAGTCTCAGCCGCGGTGATCGACTACAACTACTGGGCCGAGAACTACGGCCCTGCAACCGAACAGTTCAACGTCTGGGTAGCCAAGTAA